Proteins from a single region of Psilocybe cubensis strain MGC-MH-2018 chromosome 3, whole genome shotgun sequence:
- a CDS encoding putative kinetochore protein NUF2: MSIPEVINAFAGWNITVTPEQLKNPSPDFVEGLYCACLQQATDLTHESLREPSQIALNASQVDEKDLYETALASNILLYHLTRFAKAARVDDFNAQDVFAPQQTRTMILLSAFINFIRFTEQFCDTFLKDLRDRSDAIIIQRNNAAVQLRDIQGQYDELSARIAKDKPMCEKLNAENTTLSSTMLMTKDAQTKAVRDVEQYRADRNELINRKEILNSEIKTLEDSIQRTRSRIVQSPERIKKTISIMSNTAMEDKKTVAMQEAKSRDLQAKINALHNIEKDVRGCIEQIQSIEREVQSLELSQKALGELRYHLEEKVIERNELRSRQERVNDQLANANLKLERAKKHAEEKKTSTQKTIVRLQQEYSQMVIERRENDKQIEEVRDEANQVEASMHKHLKQSEVELNELLAEYWRLRHETDVYMETLANKLNMRVVSE; the protein is encoded by the exons ATGTCGATACCGGAGGTCATTAATGCCTTCGCTGGCTGGAACATTACAGTCACTCCGGAGCAACTGAAAAATCCCTCACCGGATTTCGTCGAGGGCCTCTATTGCGCCTGTCTGCAGCAGGCCACTGATTTGACCCACGAATCCCTGAGAGAGCCATCTCAAATAGCTTTGAATGCATCCCAAGTTGACGAAAAG GACCTGTACGAGACTGCATTAGCTAGCAACATCCTACTATATCATCT AACACGATTCGCCAAAGCCGCAAGAGTCGATGATTTCAATGCACAAGATGTGTTCGCTCCTCAACAGACTCGAACTATGATCTTGTTATCGGCTTTTATCAACTTTATCAGGTTCACCGAACAATTTTGTGATACATTTTTAAAAGACTTGAGGGATCGCTCGGATGCCATTATCATCCAGCGAAATAATGCTGCAGTTCAACTTCGTGATATTCAAGGGCAATACGACGAACTAAG TGCTCGGATAGCTAAGGACAAACCAATGTGTGAAAAGTTGAATGCAGAAAACACCACATTATCCAGCACTATGCTCATGACGAAGGACGCGCAGACTAAGGCAGTTAGGGACGTGGAGCAGTATAGAGCAGACAGAAACGAGCTTATTAATCGAAAG GAAATTCTCAACTCAGAAATCAAGACACTCGAAGATTCGATCCAAAGAACGCGTTCGCGAATTGTACAATCTCCTGAAAGGATTAAAAAGACTATTTCAATTATGTCCAACACCGCAATGGAAGATAAAAAGACTGTGGCCATGCAAGAAGCTAAGTCTCGCGATCTACAGGCAAAGATCAATGCACTTCATAACATTGAAAAG GACGTTCGCGGCTGCATTGAACAAATCCAAAGCATTGAACGAGAGGTCCAATCCCTAGAACTTTCTCAAAAAGCTCTAGGTGAACTTCGATATCACTTGGAAGAAAAGGTCATCGAAAGAAACGAACTTCGATCTAGACAGGAG CGCGTCAACGATCAACTTGCCAATGCTAATCTTAAACTGGAACGTGCTAAAAAGCAcgcagaagaaaagaaaacgtcAACTCAAAAGACCATTGTGCGTCTACAGCAGGAATACAGTCAGATGGTTattgaaagaagagaaaacgacaaacaaattgaagaagtTCGTGATGAAGCAAATCAGGTGGAGGCATCC ATGCACAAACACTTGAAGCAAAGTGAAGTAGAACTAAATGAGCTCCTTGCTGAATATTGGAGACTTCGCCATGAAACTG ACGTTTACATGGAAACACTTGCTAATAAATTAAACATGCGAGTCGTTTCAGAgtga
- a CDS encoding Chaperone protein DnaJ, protein MALRPEVLQAFTLLGIDPDADIQVATKAYKRQALLHHPDRNHGDPKATQRFQEIGAAWNICQRHLDNPAWGLSEFQASYTSTKNTYRFAADDDIPLDEDELHQFYMFMFAETLFGRYTRSKGQRYRYERSGRTGGGIYSFSGGLAKSQERQARNTERQRRENEEYEKRKRELELEIEQEQREHSLLEKRNKADEDRRAKALANAFRAASSGDSASVKNAIIEYDLDVNAPQKRSKGPKKQDTVPHSDSLLHVVAGHCDEKLFMFLIERGANPVALNKAQLTPFHVAIRAGNTSIVQYIMEHRGRAFDVYHPSKASLSGLTPLQLAIESGVPSVVELLVKHATTHDVERCWKSKDCSEEIKEILLKKKGFVPPEIHSSPLEPAPSKKLQRQKELALEKQARLTLELERATINRRRREERARKREEKDREEAAITLAQEHARLKEEMEERQRLEDNRREQEQVRLQAEMKERQQLETIHRAQEQSRLKAEMERKRLEDDCRLQGRPRTKVEGESPLRVEVEKRALVTSRPMVKRKERSGKDQSEKEEPAMETSERPRHRSKESHSRTSSLTTSVDAPVEIEKVVPPPNVVNVDERTADRSLKIKEKRKEVMAKRRREKKNEQAGKPTLAIANNISSMPKAESSKKHHYMMTAKDGQNTVDEVDRKRNEEILRRRAEQSARDKERHRRLVEERAKAAEINRRSDAGTDSSLLLAHVSTGRRPEQEIARAENNRIPSQAPLLVPQATIPLSGADFENYIEDIQTCIVPEDLFGEEREPGFVSSRGRGRRRPRYFGSR, encoded by the exons ATGGCGCTCAGGCCAGAGGTCCTCCAAGCTTTCACTCTTCTAGGCATCGACCCAGACGCGGATATCCAGGTAGCCACCAAAGCTTATAAGCGACAAGCTCTCCTCCATCATCCGGACCGCAACCACGGCGACCCAAAGGCTACACAGCGGTTTCAAGAA ATCGGCGCAGCGTGGAACATCTGTCAAAGACATTTGGACAACCCTGCATGGGGACTCTCTGAATTCCAAGCGTCTTATACAAGTACGAAGAATACTTACAGATTCGCTGCCGACGATGATATTCCTTTGGACGAAGATGAGCTTCATCAATTCTATAT GTTCATGTTCGCTGAAACGCTGTTTGGACGTTATACGCGTTCAAAAGGCCAAC GCTATCGTTATGAACGCTCTGGACGAACCGGAGGAGGCATTTATAGCTTTTCGGGGGGCCTCGCTAAGTCACAAGAACGTCAAGCGAGGAACACCGAGCGCCAAAGGAGGGAAAACGAAGAGTacgaaaaaagaaagcgCGAACTAG AGCTGGAAATTGAACAGGAACAGCGCGAGCACTCCTTGTTagaaaagagaaataaaGCAGATGAGGACCGCAGGGCAAAAGCCCTTGCAAATGCCTTCCGA GCGGCTAGTTCAGGTGATTCTGCTTCCGTGAAAAACGCTATAATTGAGTATGATCTCGATGTCAATGCACCCCAaaaacgatccaaagggcCCAAGAAACAGGATACTGTACCACATTCTGATTCATTACTACATGTGGTAGCAGGCCATTGTGATGAAAAGTTATTTATGTTTCTAATCGAGCGAG GAGCCAATCCTGTCGCTCTGAACAAAGCTCAGCTCACTCCTTTCCATGTGGCGATTAGAGCTGGGAATACAAGTATTGTTCAATATATCATGGAACACCGCGGGAGGGCTTTTGACGTATACCATCCATCTAAGGCATCCCTTTCAGGCCTCACCCCTTTGCAGTTAGCTATCGAAAGTGGAGTTCCGTCCGTCGTGGAACTTTTAGTAAAGCATGCCACTACACATGATGTCGAAAGGTGTTGGAAGAGTAAAGATTGTTCCGAGGAGATCAAAGAGATTTTGCTGAAAAAG AAAGGATTCGTACCGCCGGAGATCCATTCATCTCCACTAGAGCCTGCAccatcaaaaaaattgcaACGCCAAAAAGAACTAGCCCTAGAAAAGCAGGCAAGATTAACTCTCGAACTTGAACGAGCTACCATCAATCGTAGGAGGCGGGAGGAACGCGCCCGGAAGCGAGAAGAAAAGGATCGAGAAGAAGCTGCAATCACATTAGCGCAAGAACATGCACGTCTCAAGGAAGAGATGGAAGAACGCCAGCGATTGGAGGACAATCGCCGGGAACAAGAACAAGTACGGCTCCAGGCGGAGATGAAAGAAAGGCAACAACTGGAAACCATCCATAGAGCTCAGGAGCAGTCTCGGCTCAAAGCTgagatggaaagaaaaagactgGAAGATGATTGTAGACTTCAAGGACGACCTCGAACAAAAGTAGAGGGAGAAAGTCCGTTAAGAGTAGAAGTGGAGAAGCGTGCCCTAGTAACTTCAAGACCAATGgtaaagagaaaagagagaagTGGTAAAGATCAatcagagaaagaggaacCGGCGATGGAAACATCTGAGCGGCCCAGACATCGTAGTAAGGAATCGCACTCACGCACATCTTCATTGACGACTTCCGTGGACGCACCCGTTGAGATTGAGAAAGTTGTCCCGCCACCAAACGTAGTGAACGTAGATGAACGCACAGCAGACCGATCTTTGAAAATAAAAGAGAAACGCAAAGAGGTCATGGCTAAAAGGAGACgagagaagaaaaacgaACAAGCAGGGAAGCCGACGTTGGCAATAGCCAATAACATTAGCTCGATGCCAAAGGCAGAATCTTCGAAAAAACACCATTATATG ATGACTGCTAAAGATGGGCAAAATACAGTGGATGAGGTTGACAGGAAAAGG AATGAAGAAATACTGCGTCGCCGAGCAGAGCAAAGCGCCAGAGACAAGGAGAGGCACCGCCGGCTAGTCGAAGAACGAGCCAAAGCAGCCGAAATTAATCGTAGATCAGACGCCGGTACTGACTCAAGTTTACTCCTGGCGCATGTATCGACTGGTAGACGCCCGGAGCAAGAGATAGCTCGAGCAGAAAATAA CCGCATTCCGAGTCAAGCTCCATTGCTCGTACCACAAGCAACAATCCCTCTCTCTGGGGCAGATTTTGAGAATTACATAGAGGATATCCAGACATGCATAGTTCCAGAGGATCTGTTTGGAGAGGAGCGCGAGCCTGGCTTCGTATCAAGTAGAGGTCGAGGCCGACGAAGGCCCAGATATTTTGGTAGCAGATAG
- a CDS encoding putative transcriptional regulatory protein C27B12.11c, whose protein sequence is MPSAVDKSIDGEDSLEPLPLTSSQPISAVTMHVYSFPSALLPAQQLRPKRRQVKNACTHCQKACKKCDDARPCLRCIKYGCSDECVDSQRKERKKGVKRGPYKKRDGRGRNINLNDLPPEIIGASHTSIPPGMSPNTGSYVQIPGFPGIYTSYPPASSKPSNVPSMYSTPHYIMGPTIPTHTFLAQTSPHQPYATHGLYQLAGVPSQFHPQYPTVGLHDGADLNHQYPVYSASVYPKLSPQLIVDSNARLEEEGGTGKAVGSRHD, encoded by the exons ATGCCGTCCGCCGTCGACAAAAGCATCGATGGCGAAGATTCTCTTGAACCACTACCTTTGACTTCTTCCCAACCAATCTCTGCTGTAACCATGCATGTTTACTCCTTCCCAAGCGCTCTCCTGCCCGCCCAGCAGCTGCGTCCCAAACGTAGGCAGGTCAAGAACGCTTGTACTCATTGCCAAAAGGCGTGCAAGAAGTGCGACGACGCACGCCCTTGCCTTCGCTGTATAAAGTACGGTTGCTCCGATGAATGCGTCGATTCCCAAAGGAAAGAGCGCAAGAAGGGCGTGAAGAGAGGGCCTTACAAGAAGCGCGATGGAAGGG GGAGGAATATTAACCTGAATGACCTGCCCCCTGAAATCATCGGTGCTTCACACACCAGCATTCCGCCTGGAATGTCACCGAACACTGGTTCCTATGTTCAAATCCCTGGCTTTCCGGGCATTTATACCTCTTATCCTCCGGCGTCTTCCAAACCCAGCAATGTGCCCTCTATGTACTCTACTCCTCACTACATCATGGGCCCCACAATCCCTACGCATACCTTTTTGGCTCAAACATCTCCACATCAGCCCTATGCAACTCATGGCCTTTATCAACTGGCAGGTGTTCCATCACAATTTCATCCACAATACCCAACTGTCGGTCTTCATGACGGGGCAGATCTAAACCATCAATACCCTGTCTACTCAGCATCAGTGTATCCCAAACTGTCCCCACAGTTGATCGTTGATAGTAATGCAAGgcttgaagaagagggaggaacTGGCAAAGCAGTTGGTTCTCGTCATGATTAA
- a CDS encoding Proto-oncogene tyrosine-protein kinase Src: MTLFSVCANPPPSRYDLDPRDSSSDQLVSSTITLHSSQREMHDIMRSQTEEMREMRELLHRALSSNELQNASVDIAEQLMAGGQNDLRQLRKVQERQFGDDIVRSTSPLPQVSDSQLYLELQRDLITLHRETGIPPTIKILDGEVKRLDTIPIAGGTYSDVWLGLWLGEKKVALKALRNIRAADPKAKKRFENEINMWAGLKNDHILPFYGIVTDMGQHIHMVSPWQENGNVLEYVKTHGDSNTRIRLIRGAAQGLAYLHSRKIIHGNMKCANILVTGEGEACICDFGMSKVIEEVTEKSASATLTAGGNARWMAPELIEGSTPTVEADTYSYAMAILELVTGKHPFADCKTTAAVIYEIVVHKRMPSRPEALQYWLSDGLWELLCACWQTDAASRPSMAQVTSYIQAMEEMAFA; this comes from the exons ATGACATTGTTTTCGGTATGTGCAAACCCCCCTCCTTCGCGATATGATTTGGACCCACGAGATTCTTCTTCAGATCAA TTAGTAAG CTCTACTATCACATTGCACTCGTCACAACGCGAAATGCACGATATCATGAGGAGTCAAACAGAAGAAATGCGTGAAATGCGTGAACTTTTACATCGCGCTCTCAGTTCCAACGAGTTGCAAAATGCCAGTGTCGATATTGCTGAGCAATTGATGGCTGGTGGCCAAAAT GATTTGCGGCAACTAAGAAAAGTCCAAGAAAGACAGTTTGGAGATGACATAGTTCGCTCTACGTCCCCGCTCCCTCAAGTTTCGGATAGTCAACTTTACTTAGAACTTCAACGAGATCTTATTACTCTCCATCGCGAAACTGGGATTCCCCCGACTATCAAAATTCTAGACGGGGAGGTTAAACGGTTGGACACAATACCCATTGCAGGTGGGACCTATAGCGATGTTTGGCTAGGCCTGTGGCTTGGGGAGAAAAAG GTCGCTTTAAAGGCTCTCAGAAATATTAGGGCAGCCGACCCAAAAGCTAAGAAG CGTTTTGAAAACGAGATTAACATGTGGGCTGGCTTGAAGAATGATCACATACTCCCATTTTATGGAATTGTTACTGACATGGGTCAGCATATTCATATG GTGTCACCCTGGCAAGAGAATGGAAACGTACTTGA ATACGTCAAAACTCACGGAGATAGTAACACCCGCATTCGTCTG ATACGCGGTGCCGCTCAAGGGCTAGCATATCTACACTCACGCAAAATCATCCACGGAAACA TGAAATGT GCTAACATCCTGGTGACTGGAGAG GGCGAAGCATGCATTTGTGACTTCGGGATGTCGAAAGTTATCGAGGAAGTCACGGAGAAGAGCGCTTCTGCCACGTTGACTGCTGGTGGGAATGCGCGCTGGATGGCTCCTGAACTGATCGAAGGCAGCACACCAACCGTAGAGGCGGATACGTATTCGTACGCCATGGCTATACTTGAATTGGTGACCGGGAAGCACCCATTTGCAGACTGTAAAACGACAGCTGCGGTTATATATGAGATTGTAGTACACAAAAGGATGCCTTCCCGGCCTGAAGCCTTGCAGTATTGGTTGTCAGATGGTCTATGGGAGCTTTTATGTGCATGTTGGCAAACAGATGCTGCATCACGGCCCTCAATGGCCCAGGTGACCTCATATATACAGGCAATGGAGGAAATGGCCTTTGCTTAA
- a CDS encoding Meiotically up-regulated gene 89 protein encodes MGLFNRKKKPDSDSGDSSENKKEKGGWKRPANTAFKQQRLKAWQPILTPKTVLPTLFIIGIIFAPIGGLLIWGSSLVTEITIDYTDCENQTPSASNNSLNFVNIPSNKYSYQLRSKDDKESNNIAAPRYAFLDNTNNSTVTDLSDKKQCAIQFQIPADLEPSVLLYYKLTNFFQNHRRYVKSLNSNQLKGKYVSPKDLDNSDCKPLSTIDGKAIYPCGLIANSLFNDTFSNPVLLNPSGSSESSQTYNFSSSGIAWPGEAKKYTTNPVGPGGYASLDEIVPPPNWQLRFPNNYTNENPPPDLRSDERFQNWMRTAGLPTFTKLYGRNDKDTMQKGTYQIVVGLNFPVLPYKGTKSIVISTVSWVGGKNPFLGWAYVAAAAVFVLLAILGTARHLIKPRRLGDMSLLSWNR; translated from the exons ATGGGTCTCTtcaacagaaagaaaaagccAGACTCAGACTCGGGAGACTCCTCGGAGAACAAGAAGGAAAAAGGCGGCTGGAAACGTCCTGCCA ACACCGCTTTCAAGCAGCAGAGGCTCAAGGCATGGCAACCTATCTTGACTCCAAAGACCGTGCTGCCTACCCTTTTCATTATTGGCATCATATTTGCACCCATTGGCGGCCTTCTCATCTGGGGTTCGTCCCTTGTAACGGAGATTACAATTGACTACACCGACTGTGAAAATCAAACACCTTCGGCCTCAAACAACTCCCTCAACTTCGTTAATATTCCGTCGAATAAATACTCTTACCAGCTCCGTTCAAAGGATGACAAGGAATCCAATAATATTGCTGCACCTCGCTATGCATTTCTTGACAATACCAACAACTCCACCGTGACGGATCTTTCTGACAAGAAACAGTGTGCTATCCAATTCCAAATTCCTGCAGACCTTGAACCATCCGTTTTGCTTTACTATAAACTCACCAATTTCTTCCAAAACCATCGTCGATATGTGAAGAGCCTCAATTCTAATCAATTGAAGGGCAAATATGTCAGTCCGAAAGATCTTGACAATAGCGACTGCAAGCCTCTATCTACTATAGACGGCAAGGCGATATACCCGTGTGGCCTCATTGCAAACTCTCTCTTCAACG ATACTTTCTCCAACCCAGTGTTGCTCAACCCTTCCGGCTCATCCGAGTCTTCGCAAACCTATAACTTTTCTTCGAGCGGTATTGCATGGCCGGGAGAAGCGAAGAAATATACCACTAATCCGGTTGGTCCCGGCGGTTATGCTAGCCTTGATGAGATTGTCCCTCCTCCTAACTGGCAACTTCGCTTCCCTAATAATTATACCAACGAAAACCCCCCTCCCGATCTGCGTAGTGATGAGCGTTTCCAAAATTGGATGCGAACTGCCGGTCTTCCTACATTTACGAAGCTTTATGGCAGAAATGATAAGGACACAATGCAGAAGGGTACATATCAAATAGTTGTTGGACTTA ATTTCCCTGTCCTTCCTTACAAAGGCACTAAATCGATTGTTATCTCAACCGTATCATGGGTTGGAGGAAAGAATCCCTTCTTAGGCTGGGCGTATGTCGCTGCGGCAGCAGTTTTCGTCCTGCTCGCAATTTTAGGCACTGCTCGTCATCTTATCAAACCAAG ACGTCTTGGGGACATGTCGCTGCTTTCCTGGAATCGTTAA
- a CDS encoding RNA 3'-terminal phosphate cyclase, whose amino-acid sequence MSLSAMASTIIDGSVLEGGGQILRNSVSLSSLLSKPVKIEKIRNGRKPPGLRNQHRTGLELAANIASARLSGATNGSTEIEFIPGRINLPNHFTADSVTAGSITLLLQVAFPLLLFSPTKVPESTLTLFGGTNATLAPQVDYTKHVFLPFVQRHFHIEKVSLHIKKRGYFPKGGGEVQFSVTPFWGADQKLRSFSLLERGKVKWIAGVAHYAGLPNAIGQGMVAGATQRLAEAGFGSNTSDSTNTLQIPSSENVDVPVSIQACREPNSLTKGAGSGIVLWAELEGGGIIGGDAVGTKNLPPEQVGRLAAESLIKGLQDGGCVDEWLQDQIIIFMALADGKSEVRCGTSGLTLHTRTAIWLAEQLTNAKFEVEEEESGHVIIRCQGVGYTAPAPPDLTEGM is encoded by the exons ATGTCGTTAAGCGCCATGGCCAGCACTATTATCGATGGTAGTGTCCTCGAAGGTGGTGGTCAAATCCTCCGCAATTCCGTCTCTCTGTCCTCCCTGCTTTCAAAGCCTGTAAAGATCGAGAAAATTCGGAACGGCAGAAAACCCCCTGGGCTCAGAAACCAACACCGAACTG GTCTAGAGCTCGCAGCGAATATTGCATCTGCGCGCCTTTCCGGCGCAACGAACGGGTCTACTGAAATTGAATTCATCCCTGGTCGTATAAATTTACCAAACCACTTTACTGCCGATTCAGTCACTGCAGGCTCTATCACTCTTCTACTGCAGGTCGCTTTCCCTTTGCTTTTGTTCTCACCGACAAAAGTCCCAGAATCCACTTTGACCCTCTTCGGGGGCACCAACGCTACGCTAGCACCCCAGGTGGACTATACAAAACATGTATTCCTGCCTTTCGTTCAGCGCCACTTCCACATCGAGAAAGTCTCGTTACATATTAAAAAGCGAGGATACTTCCCGAAAGGCGGAGGGGAAGTGCAATTTAGTGTCACTCCGTTCTGGGGTGCCGACCAAAAACTGCGCAGCTTTAGCTTGTTGGAACGAGGGAAAGTAAAATGGATCGCAGGGGTGGCTCACTATGCAGGCTTGCCGAATGCTATTGGGCAAGGCATGGTCGCAGGAGCAACCCAACGTCTTGCAGAAGCTGGGTTTGGATCGAATACTAGTGACTCGACCAATACTTTGCAGATTCCGTCTTCGGAGAATGTCGATGTGCCTGTGTCTATACAGGCATGCCGAGAACCAAATTCTCTGACAAAGGGTGCGGGAAGTGGTATTGTTCTTTGGGCAGAAttggaaggaggaggaatcATTGGGGGAGATGCTGTAGGCACCAAAAATTTACCTCCAGAGCAGGTAGGAAGGTTGGCCGCGGAGTCGCTGATTAAAGGATTACAAGACGGCGGGTGTGTTGATGAG TGGCTTCAAGACCAGATTATCATCTTCATGGCACTTGCAGATGGAAAGTCCGAAGTAAGATGTGGGACGTCAGGATTGACTTTGCATACACG AACTGCTATCTGGTTAGCTGAACAATTGACCAATGCTAAATTTGAggtcgaggaagaagaatccGGGCATGTCATAATTCGATGCCAGGGTGTCGGTTACACAGCGCCCGCTCCGCCAGACCTGACGGAAGGCATGTAG